GGCCGATGCAGGCCCGCGTGCTCACGTGCGCAAGAGCTTCCAGTATCTTCTGCGGGAGCGAGAGTTTGAAAAGTCCCGATGTCTGACGAGACTCACAATCACCGGCTGTATATCGAAACCGTCGGCTGCCAGATGAACATGCTGGACAGCGAACTGGTCGTCGCCGCGCTGCGCCGGGACGGGTACGAACTGACGGACGATCCGAAATCCGCGGACACGATTCTGTTCAATACGTGCAGTGTCCGTGAACACGCCGAGCATAAGATCTACAGCTCACTGGGCCGGCTGAAGTACGCCAAGCGAAAGGATCCTCAGAAGGTCATCGGAGTTCTGGGCTGCATGGCTCAGAAGGATCAGGACCTGATCTTTCGCCGGGCTCCTCACGTCGACATTGTCGTCGGAACGGGACAACTGGCGGAGATCCCGCGACTGATCCGTGAAACACGTTCCGCATCACAGCGTGTTCAACAGAAAGCCGTCAGCCTTGGCCGTCGCGAAGGCAGCGTCGCCGCGGTGTCCGGAAGTTTTCAAAGCTACGATCCGCTGCGGGATCCGGAGATGCGCCCAACGCCGTTTCAGGCATTCGTCCGCATCATGATCGGCTGTGACAAGTTCTGCACATACTGCGTTGTGCCGTCAACGCGCGGCCCGGAACAGTCGCGTTCACCGTCGGAGATTCTCCAGGAAGTCGGCGTGCTGGCGGATCAGGGAGTGAAGGAAGTCTGTCTGCTGGGCCAGACTGTCAACAGCTACAAGTACACCGAAAACGGCAGTCTGCATCGGCTGTCGGATCTGATCAGTGCCATCAGCGGCATCGACGGCATCGAACGCATTCGGTTCGTCACAAGTTATCCCAAAGACATGACAACCGATCTGCTGCAGGCCGTTCGAGACCTTCCGCAGGCTGTTCGATATCTGCACGTTCCGCTGCAGCATGGCTGCAATGAGATTCTGCAGCGGATGAAGCGCGGCTACACCGTGGAAAACTATCGCGAAATGATGCACCGCGTGCGTGATGTGATTCCGGAATGCAGCGTGTCGAGCGATTTCATTGTCGGATTCTGCGGTGAATCCGAAGACGCTCATCAGAAGAGCATGGATGCAATCCGGGAATTCCGGTTCAAGAACAGCTTCATTTTCAAGTACAGCGAACGCGGCGGAACCAAAGCGGCCGAACTGATGCCGGACGATGTACCGGACGACATCAAGAAACGTCGCAACAACGAAATGCTGGCTCTGCAAAATGAAATCAGCGAAGAAGACAACGCGGAATTCATCGGACGCCAGGTCAGCGTTCTCGTGGAAGGTCCCAGCCGGTCCTCAGAAAAGAAGGCCGCCCGCGGCGAAGAAACGTCCGTGGCGGGCAGTCTGCTGGCCGTGCAGTTGATGGGGCGTTCGAAGTGCGACCGCATCGTGGCATTCGACGGAAATCCCCGCCTTGCCGGCTCAACCGTGGACGTGGAGATTCACGACTGTACGGCCACGACGCTGATCGGATCGATCGTCACCAGGCAGGTTCAGCACGGGTCTGCCGGAATGCTGCCGATCCTGTCATGATGACCGAAGTCCGGGCTGCGGATATACCCCGAGCGGGGCAAATTGAGGTATTCTGGCTCGCGGCATGAAGAAGTGCGAAAAGTATCAGCGCTCGCCGCGGCCAGTATAAATTCGGGAAACGCGCAGCGACCACCGCCGGGTTTCCTGTACGCATCGGTCTCGGGCAGTCGTCGGCGAATACCTGTGGACAGGCGCCGAACAGCGGTGGACGGACGGCGGCGGCCTCACCGGAGTGCCCAGACGCTGCGCACGCGCATAGCGTGGCAGCGCGACAGGTCGTGAATTCTTTGGTGAAGTGCGACTGTTCGTCCGATGCGGACGAACGCATTCGTCAGGCGAAAGCGGGTTCCGCAGCCATGGCGAGAACTGCGATCTTCGCGCGTCCATCAGGGTCTTCGATCTTCAGAACGACCTCACCGTTTTCAGTGTCAATTTCGATGACGGTAACGGAGTAGATGCCGATTTGCAGGACGTCATCCTGCCTCAGATCGAACTGATGAGACTTCATGTGCCAGCACCACCAAATAGGGAAATCACCCGTTGAACAACGACCGTCTTCAGCGAGTGAGCGAAGATGTTTGTGTGGGTTCAGGGCTGGTTGAACAAAAGTCAATCGCAGTCTGACGGCGTGTCCGAAGAGCACGCAGAAGTCTGTTTCAGGATTGTTCAGCCCTTGTGACGGGGGCGAGTTATAGCCGTTGCCTTCGGCACCTACAATTGCGAATCGGTGTCTTGAAAAAACTTCGCGCGACCTTTTTCTGTTTCACTTTTTTCTGCCACATCTGCCTTGCATCATTCATGTCCTGTCACCTACCGATGAGTCTCCGGCGCGCACGTCGCCACTGTTTTAACGTCCTCTGTTTTCCCGCATAAGCACATCATGAACACTGAGAATCCCCTGCTGATCACCAGCGGATTTCCTGCCTTTGATCGCATTCAGCCCGCTGACGTTCAGGACGGAATTCGAAAGTCTCTGCAGCTTGCCGCGCAGCATCTGCAGGATGCTGAACACAGCGACAGTGCTGACTGGAACAGTCTGATGACGCCGCTGGAAAAGATCGATCTGCTGTTCGAATACGGATGGTCCGCGGTCAGTCATCTGCTAAGCGTTGCCAACAGTGACGAACTGCGTGAAGCTCACGAAGCCATGCTTCCCGATGTCGTGCAGTTCGGTCTGCGAGTCAGCCAGAGTCAGCCGCTGTACGCAAAGATGTGTGCTCTGAGAGACTCCACGGCATGGCCGTCTCTGGCGTCGGCTCAACAGCGAATTCTGACCCGCGCCATTCAGAACGCGGAACTGTCCGGAATCGGTCTGCAGGGCGCGCAACGTGAACGCTTCAATGAGATCTCGCAGCAGTTGTCGCAACTGGCCAGCGACTTTCAGAACAATGTCCTGGACGCGACCAAAGCGTGGCATCTGGACGTTACGAACGCAGCTGATACGGACGGCTGGCCCGCCAGTCTGCGCCGGCTGACGGCGTCCGCATGGAGCCGGGCGAAGGAAAACGCCGACAGTTCGCCGGCGACACCGGAGGCCGGACCGTGGCGAGTGACTCTGGATGCTCCCTGCTTCGGTCCCTTCATGGAACACTGCCGCAACCGTGTCCTGCGAGAAACCGTCTATCGCGCTTACGTCGCTCGAGCCGCCGCCGGCGAATCCGACAACACGCCGCTGATTCAGCAGATTCTGACGCTCAGAAAGGAAAAGGCGGCGCTGCTGGGATTCCGTCATCACGCCGACGTCAGCCTGTCTCAGAAGATGGCCGGCAACACCGACGCCGTGCAGCAGATGTTCGAACGATTGCTGTCCGTGTCACTGCCGCGGGGACGCGATGAGCTGGCGGAAATCAGCGACTTCGCGGCGCAGAACGGTCAGTCGGAAACTCTGGCACACTGGGACGTCGGCTTCTGGGCCGAACGACTTCGGGAGCAGCGGTTTTCATTCACCGACGAAGAACTGCGGCCGTACTTTTCGCTGGATCGTGTGCTGCGGGGCCTGTTCGACCTCTGTCGGCGGCTGTTCGGCATCACGGTCCGGGCGGCGGACGGAACAGCTCCCGTGTGGAACTCCGACGTCCGGTATTTCGAAATTGACAACGAACGCGGCGATCAGATTGCCGGCTTCTATCTGGATCCGTATTCCCGTCCGGAAAATAAGCGCGGCGGAGCCTGGATGAACGACTGCATCGCGCGATCCGCCTCACCGGAAGGAATGCGTCTGCCGGTCGCTCACCTGGTTTGCAACAGCACTCCGCCGGTCGGCGATGTTCCATCGCTGATGACGTTTCGTGAAGTGGAAACGCTGTTCCACGAGTTCGGGCACGGACTGCAGCACATGCTGACAACCGTCAACTTCCGCGACGCCGCCGGTATCAGCGGAGTGGAATGGGACGCCGTCGAACTGCCCAGTCAGTTCATGGAAAACTGGTGCTATCACCGGCCGACTCTGCTGGGCATGGCGGTTCACTACGAAACCGGTGAAACTCTGCCCGACGACATGTTCGAAAAAATCTGCCGCGCTCGAACGTATCGAGCGGCGTCGCAGATGCTGCGGCAACTGCAGTTCGGAATGACCGACATGGAACTGCATTCGACGTTTGATCCGAACGGCGTCGAAACCGCTTTCGATGTGCATCGCCGCATCGCCGAACAGACGTCACCGATGCCGCTGCTGCCGGAGAACCGATTCCTGTGTTCCTTCCAGCACATCTTTGCCGGAGGCTACTCCGCCGGCTACTACAGCTACAAGTGGGCCGAAGTGCTGAGCGCCGACGCGTTCTCCGCATTTGAAGAAGCGGGGCTTGACGATGAGTCCGCAGTCGCCGAAACCGGCCGCAGATTTCGCGACACAATTCTGGCCCAGGGCGGAAGCAGGCATCCGATGGAAATCTACCGGGACTTCCGCGGACGCGAACCCAGCCCCGAAGCGCTGCTGCGACACAACGGACTGCTGAGTGACTGACGCACGAAGTTCGCACCCGCTGCGGCATTTCACGGCTGCCAGATCGACGGTATCGGCAAGAGAACCATTATCCGTTCAGGAATGGTCCGCCTTCAGCCGCGCAGCAAAAAAGCGTTCTCGCCACGGATGCAGCGAGAACGCTTGTTCGTTCAGGTCTGGTTGGTTCGGTCATTTCGCGGAGATTGAAACCCGCGAGCGACGGCTTACCAGTTCTTCGGCTGCAGCAACCAGTACCAGGCCTTCTTTTCCTTGTTGAAGTTCAACTGCCAGTAACCGTCATCCCATTCCAGTTTCGCTTCCCGCCATCCCAGGGGAACCTGCGGATACGGATAGAATGGTCCGATGTACGGAAACGCGCTGGCACTGTACTGAGTCGGATAGGTCACGGCAGCAGAGTTCGGATACTGAGCGTATGCCGGCCATGCGTGCTGTGGCAGGTGCGGGTTCGAGTAGGCTCCCACGCCCGCGACCGAAGCCGGAGGCATCATGCCCTGCATCATCATGTGATCGCCGGACATCATCGAAACGGGCATCATCTGCGGAGCACCACCGGCGTAGGCCGTTTGTGCGATCGGATTGCTGATCTGAAGCTGATTGCTGACGCCGCGAACACCGGGAACTCGCTTTGCCGCTGCAGAAGCTGCCTGCTTCTGCTCGGAAGTCGCCACGGAACCCAGCAGGGTTGCCGTTCCTTCCTGGTATCGAATTTCGATGTCGTATCCCACCAGGCCGGACTGTGACAACGCCTGTCCGATCTGCTGAGCCTTTGCCTGATTTTCGGCACCGATTGGCCGTGAATCCGTTTCCGGCTGGTATTGAATCTGACGAACGCGGCTGTTGGCGTCGGAAGATTCAAAGACGGCCGTTCGTACCTGAGTGTTCGTCATGGCGGAGGTCGCAGCCGTCTGCTGAATTTCGCCGGAGGGAACATACTTCAGGTTGTTGTCGACGTGCTTGATGCCCGGCAGGCTCTGGCAAACCTGAGTCGCCAGAGCACGGTGGGTGACGTCGCGGACCTTGCCGTCCAGCCGGACGGTGTCGCCCTGTGCTTCGATTTCAATGTCGTAGCCATTCAGCCGGGCTTCCTTCAGAGCTTCGGCGACCTGTTCGGCCTGCCTCTGGTTCTGAGCCTGCTGAGTTGTCGCGTTGAACGGCGTTTTCTGCCGCAACCCGCCGAGAAATCCGTCGGCGCTGGAAAAGGCAGGGTTGGCCGCCATGATCCCCAGCACCAGTAACCATTTTCCGTACTTTGGCATGAAAGCTCTCCTCCTGAGATACCTACCGTTCCAGACCGCGTTGAAACCGCCGTGCGGCTGTTCCGGGCGGTAACCAGAGCCCACTGGACATCCAGAACCGGACGCTGAAGAAAATCGAAGTGACTGAAACCAGCCGCCTCCGCCCCACGTGATCCACGTTGGATTGACTGTTCTGTCTCATATGACAACCGACCGGATGACCGGTTCCCGATATGGACACGTCAGTAACATCGGTCACGTCGTGCGGCTTAGATAAACATTTCTGGTTTTTTGCGAAGTGCCGGAAGCAGGAGTTGTGCACGAAGAACGAATTCCGCCGCTTTTTCGGTCGCCGGGTTCGATGAGTTCGCCGCTAATGCACGCGCCGATACCGACACATTGGCTGAACCGAAACTCAGTGCCCCGTGATACTGGATAATTTGCGGCGTCTGCGAGTTCCCGGCCGTGCCTGTCAGTTGGATCGAAGCTCCTGAACACTCGACGGAATCAGGTTCGATAAGAAACGTGGACCGATCTGCGCGTTGAGAATTTCTCCACTTGGTGCGATTCTTGCTTTCAACGTTCCAGTGGTTGAGGCGTCAGATGCTACGCTGCCCAGGCTGCGGCGACGGCACAGACGATCGCACGGATGCCGGCAAACACATGTCAAATTGTCCCGTCCGCGGGGCAGGGCCTTTATTGAGAACCCCGGAGTCATTCCCATGGCGGGAACTGTTCGCCTGATCCTGGCGTTTCACAATCATCAGCCGATCGGCAACTTTGACGGCGTGTTTGAACAGTCGTATCAGGAAAGCTACCGACCGTTTCTGGACGTACTGCGGGAGTATCCTGATATCCCGTTCGCGCTGCATACGTCCGGAAGCCTGCTGGAATGGCTGGAAGCGGCTCACCCGGAATACATCACGCGGCTGGGCGACATGGTGCGGCAGGGGCAGATTGAGATTATCGGTGGCGCTTACTACGAACCGATTCTGGCCAACATTCCGCGGCGCGACCGTGTCGGTCAGATTCGAATGTTCAGTGATCACCTGGAAGCCCTGTTTTCCACGACCGTGCGCGGCATGTGGGTTCCGGAGCGAGTCTGGGAACAGTCGTTCGCCGGCGACATCACGGCCGCCGGAATTCGTTACACCATTCTGGACGACTACCACTTTCGCTGCGGCGGTCTGAGGCAGGACGATCTGTTCGGATACTATGTGACCGAATACGAAGGACGTCTGCTGTCGGTCCTGCCGGGCAGCGAGAAGCTGCGATACACGATTCCGTTTCAGGACCCGCAGGCGACGATTGATTACCTGAAAGACGTTGCCAGCCGGTTCGAAAACCCGGTGGTCGTATTCGGTGACGATGGCGAAAAATTCGGAACCTGGCCGGACACGTTTAAGCACGTCTATGAAGATCGCTGGCTGCACCGGTTCCTGGATGCGCTCCGCGCGAACCAGTCATGGCTGAAGGTCACAACGCCCGCCGAAATGCTCGACCATGTCGCTCCGCTGGACACCTTCTATCTGCCCGATGCCAGCTATCGCGAAATGACCGAATGGGTTCTTCCCGCAGAAACTCAAAAGGAATATCAGCGGCTGACTCACGAAAAGCGCGAAGGCGACGCCGACTGGCACCAACTGCTGCAGTTCACGCGCGGCGGCTTCTGGAGAAACTTCCGGGTCAAATATCCGGAAAGCAACGAGATGTACGCACGCATGATGGACGTGAGTGCTCACGTTGCCAAACTGGACGGCGAAGCGTCGCTGGACTGCGATTCGACGGAACTGCTGGAAGACGCTCGCCGCTGTCTGTACCGCGCGCAGTGCAACTGCAGCTTCTGGCACGGAGCTTTCGGCGGACTGTATCTGCCCCATCTGCGAAACGCGGTGTACGCCAACCTCATCGAAGCGGACACGCTGCTGGAACAGGTCGAACAGCGCGGCGACAGTTGGGTCGACTTCGCCACCGGCGACTTTAACCTGGATGCCCGACCGGAAGTGAAGCTCAGCAATCAGCGGCTGGTCGCATTGTTTTCGCCGGCGACCGGCGGACACATGTACGAACTGGATCTGCGAGCCTGCAAAGTCAATCTGCTGGCAACGCTGAATCGTCGGCCGGAAGCGTACCACCAGAAAATCTTCGATCACGCGGAGAAGCTTCGTCAACAGGCCGACGGCGGCGACGGTCATGAAGAAGTCGCCAGCATTCATGACATCGTGCGGTTTAAGCAGCCGGACCTGGACCGCAAGATCGCTTTCGACTCATGGCCGCGCAAGAGTCTGGTGGATCATTTTCTGCAGCCGAGTCTGTCGCTGGATGACTTCTACGGCGGGAAGGGTTTGCTGAGCGGTTTTGCGACGTCCACCTATGAAGCGTCCATTCGGCGCGGCAGCAATGAAGTCGCTCTGGAAATGTGCGGTCGCGGAGCCGTCGGCGGCTGCAGCGTCGAAATTCGCAAGATCGTGGTCGTTTCGAAGGACCGGCCCGGCGAAATCGTCGTGCAGTATCAACTGCACGGGCTGCCTCAGAATGTTCCGATGCACTTCGGCGTGGAGTTCAACTTCGCCACGATGCCGGGCGGAGCGTCCGATCGCTACTTCTACGACGCCAGCGGGTCGCAACTCGGCCGGCTCGACAGCCGCCAGCAGCTTGCTTCCGCCGACCGTATTGGTCTGGTCGATGAGTACCAGGGCCTGGACGTGTCGCTGGAATTGTCGCAATCTGCCGGGTTGTGGGCGTTTCCGATCGAGACGATCAGCCAGTCCGAATCCGGATTTGAACTGGTCCATCAAAGCGTCGTCGTGGTCCCGCACTGGGAATTCACGGCTCCGGCCAGCGGTCCGTGGACGGTTGACATGAGGCTGGTGCTGGACACGTCACTGGCTCGCGCTCGGCAACTGGCGGAAATTGGCCGCGCGGGAGAAATCACCGACGAATCTGAATCCGGTGCCGATGCATCAACTCCGCCGGTTCTTGCAACGCGACAGTAGTCCGATTCCGAAAGAACACCGCTCATGCTTGACCGCGTGTTTGTCTGTCGGCAGATCCCGGCTGCCGGACTGGACCGTGTGACTGCCGCGACCGACTGCGAAGTCTGGCGCGAGCAACTGCCGCCGCCGCGTGAAATCCTGCTGGAAAAATCCCGAGGCTGCGCCGGCGTGCTGGCTCTGCTGAGCGACCGCATCGACGCAGAATTCTTCGACCACGCCGGTCCGCAGCTAAAAGTCGTCAGCAATTTTGCGGTGGGCTACAACAACATCGACGTCGACGAAGCCACACGCCGAGGCGTTGCGATCGGCAATACACCGGGCGTTCTGACCGAAGCCACCGCCGACATCGCCGTCGCTCTGCTGCTGGCCGCCGCGCGGCGTGTTCGCGAAGGCA
The Planctomycetaceae bacterium genome window above contains:
- the miaB gene encoding tRNA (N6-isopentenyl adenosine(37)-C2)-methylthiotransferase MiaB; translated protein: MSDETHNHRLYIETVGCQMNMLDSELVVAALRRDGYELTDDPKSADTILFNTCSVREHAEHKIYSSLGRLKYAKRKDPQKVIGVLGCMAQKDQDLIFRRAPHVDIVVGTGQLAEIPRLIRETRSASQRVQQKAVSLGRREGSVAAVSGSFQSYDPLRDPEMRPTPFQAFVRIMIGCDKFCTYCVVPSTRGPEQSRSPSEILQEVGVLADQGVKEVCLLGQTVNSYKYTENGSLHRLSDLISAISGIDGIERIRFVTSYPKDMTTDLLQAVRDLPQAVRYLHVPLQHGCNEILQRMKRGYTVENYREMMHRVRDVIPECSVSSDFIVGFCGESEDAHQKSMDAIREFRFKNSFIFKYSERGGTKAAELMPDDVPDDIKKRRNNEMLALQNEISEEDNAEFIGRQVSVLVEGPSRSSEKKAARGEETSVAGSLLAVQLMGRSKCDRIVAFDGNPRLAGSTVDVEIHDCTATTLIGSIVTRQVQHGSAGMLPILS
- a CDS encoding M3 family metallopeptidase, producing MNTENPLLITSGFPAFDRIQPADVQDGIRKSLQLAAQHLQDAEHSDSADWNSLMTPLEKIDLLFEYGWSAVSHLLSVANSDELREAHEAMLPDVVQFGLRVSQSQPLYAKMCALRDSTAWPSLASAQQRILTRAIQNAELSGIGLQGAQRERFNEISQQLSQLASDFQNNVLDATKAWHLDVTNAADTDGWPASLRRLTASAWSRAKENADSSPATPEAGPWRVTLDAPCFGPFMEHCRNRVLRETVYRAYVARAAAGESDNTPLIQQILTLRKEKAALLGFRHHADVSLSQKMAGNTDAVQQMFERLLSVSLPRGRDELAEISDFAAQNGQSETLAHWDVGFWAERLREQRFSFTDEELRPYFSLDRVLRGLFDLCRRLFGITVRAADGTAPVWNSDVRYFEIDNERGDQIAGFYLDPYSRPENKRGGAWMNDCIARSASPEGMRLPVAHLVCNSTPPVGDVPSLMTFREVETLFHEFGHGLQHMLTTVNFRDAAGISGVEWDAVELPSQFMENWCYHRPTLLGMAVHYETGETLPDDMFEKICRARTYRAASQMLRQLQFGMTDMELHSTFDPNGVETAFDVHRRIAEQTSPMPLLPENRFLCSFQHIFAGGYSAGYYSYKWAEVLSADAFSAFEEAGLDDESAVAETGRRFRDTILAQGGSRHPMEIYRDFRGREPSPEALLRHNGLLSD
- a CDS encoding BON domain-containing protein, whose amino-acid sequence is MPKYGKWLLVLGIMAANPAFSSADGFLGGLRQKTPFNATTQQAQNQRQAEQVAEALKEARLNGYDIEIEAQGDTVRLDGKVRDVTHRALATQVCQSLPGIKHVDNNLKYVPSGEIQQTAATSAMTNTQVRTAVFESSDANSRVRQIQYQPETDSRPIGAENQAKAQQIGQALSQSGLVGYDIEIRYQEGTATLLGSVATSEQKQAASAAAKRVPGVRGVSNQLQISNPIAQTAYAGGAPQMMPVSMMSGDHMMMQGMMPPASVAGVGAYSNPHLPQHAWPAYAQYPNSAAVTYPTQYSASAFPYIGPFYPYPQVPLGWREAKLEWDDGYWQLNFNKEKKAWYWLLQPKNW
- a CDS encoding alpha-amylase/4-alpha-glucanotransferase domain-containing protein, coding for MAGTVRLILAFHNHQPIGNFDGVFEQSYQESYRPFLDVLREYPDIPFALHTSGSLLEWLEAAHPEYITRLGDMVRQGQIEIIGGAYYEPILANIPRRDRVGQIRMFSDHLEALFSTTVRGMWVPERVWEQSFAGDITAAGIRYTILDDYHFRCGGLRQDDLFGYYVTEYEGRLLSVLPGSEKLRYTIPFQDPQATIDYLKDVASRFENPVVVFGDDGEKFGTWPDTFKHVYEDRWLHRFLDALRANQSWLKVTTPAEMLDHVAPLDTFYLPDASYREMTEWVLPAETQKEYQRLTHEKREGDADWHQLLQFTRGGFWRNFRVKYPESNEMYARMMDVSAHVAKLDGEASLDCDSTELLEDARRCLYRAQCNCSFWHGAFGGLYLPHLRNAVYANLIEADTLLEQVEQRGDSWVDFATGDFNLDARPEVKLSNQRLVALFSPATGGHMYELDLRACKVNLLATLNRRPEAYHQKIFDHAEKLRQQADGGDGHEEVASIHDIVRFKQPDLDRKIAFDSWPRKSLVDHFLQPSLSLDDFYGGKGLLSGFATSTYEASIRRGSNEVALEMCGRGAVGGCSVEIRKIVVVSKDRPGEIVVQYQLHGLPQNVPMHFGVEFNFATMPGGASDRYFYDASGSQLGRLDSRQQLASADRIGLVDEYQGLDVSLELSQSAGLWAFPIETISQSESGFELVHQSVVVVPHWEFTAPASGPWTVDMRLVLDTSLARARQLAEIGRAGEITDESESGADASTPPVLATRQ